The Balearica regulorum gibbericeps isolate bBalReg1 chromosome 17, bBalReg1.pri, whole genome shotgun sequence region GGGCAGCTACAAAGGTGTCTTCCTCTCAAGCCTACAGCAAACATGTCAAGATTCATAGACCATGGCTATAATTTATGTTATGCCATCGGAATAGCTGAAGAAGAGGCAAATAAagggatggaagaaaaaatagtggtttggttttaagtGAGATTTTATAGAGATGTGAGGGTCACGGGTAGAGCAGCTATGGGGCATCCCTTCCCAGCACTGCGAGAGCAGCAGGGTGAGGAAGGGCAGGCAGAAAGCAGGgccaaggagaggagagaggggacTGCGAGGGGGCTCTCCTGGAGACTGACTCTCATTTTCGCGTGATGCTGGAGGGGTTGCTCGACTGTTCAGTGTGAAGTCATGAGGTGCCACGAGGACCTTTGACGTGCAGTGGTTTCACAGCACTCACCTGTGTGTCTCCTCGGTGTACCATGGGTGCGACTGGTACCTTCTCTCCCCTGCAAAGAAACTCCAAGTGGGAGAGCATTCCCCACGTGAGATCCTGAAGCCTTCCTACTTACCTTGGCTTAAACCGCACTGAGGGCAAGAGAACTTGGGTTTAAACTTTCCTCAGCAACCTGAGCTCAAAGTCAGGTTCTCTATTTTAACCCCAGCTACTCATTTCAGTTATAAGCCCAAGATGGAAGATgtcctctctcctcctgtgGATCCTCTTGCTGTTTGCCATCGGGAGGGTCAGTGCCAAGCGTCCCCTCCCGTCCTGAGTCACTGCTCTCGGCCGTAAGCTCACCTCAGTCTCTCTTGCTGGGGAGAAGAAGTTGGGAATGGGACTGACTCTGGGAAGCCTGGCTGCCCCAGGCAGCCATCCTAGCTGCTCTGGGCTCACTGAACCGCCCGTTAGCTGCGGCACCAAGGCCACGCTCCTGCCCAAGCTGCTGCAGGATCTCGTTGGCTGCCTGCACatggaggcagcaggcagcactcCTCCCATTCCCGATGCCGAGCAGGGTTACAGCTGAGCTGTACAGGAGGCGGCTATGTGCCGCTAAGCTATGCCACAGCTGCCGTGAGCTGCCAGTAATCTAATTTATTAAGGGCTTTGAATCCTTGCAAAGAGTATGTTGGATACATGGCAAAGCATCTGCATTATCACCATGATTAGGGCAGCGGAggtgggggaaaggggaaggagggaaaatacattttttctgctttcagcagaaaataaatcaacttTCACAGAGAGTTCTGGCATGGCCAAAGGCTGTGCTATcattaaaaatgattttttattaAGCTGAACTCTCTTCTCTCTCATATTGTATGATATGACAGCTTTCTTTTGATGGGAAAGCTTTCATTTGGCCAGAGAAAGGGAtaatttgcttcttttaagGAGTTAATCCTCTGGTCCATTTCTGGGCTGGGAACAGCTATCCTCCCCCTTCCTTGGATCGGAGGCGGCAGCACAATGGAGATCATAACCACCTCAAATCTACACCcgagatggagaaatcagatttccTTCTCCAGTCATTTTTGTGGGATTAGCTAAATCTTAGATCCACACTAACCCTTCACAAAGCTGCCAAGATTagttagaatttattttattcacagGGGGGTTTAcgtttttctttccagagggATTATATctttctctctatatatatatatttagagtGGCTTCAGTCATACAGCAGCTAGGTTAGAGTGAGAAAAAGTGTGCGTGcgtataaaataaaaactcgGCTGCAAGAATGACAGTCACTTGAAGTGCCAAGACAAAGCAGCGATTCTGGATGGTTTCACCAGTCCATTTTAAAAGCTACGTAAGCTGCCTTTTTCCTTGCGAGACCCTACTCCAGAGTTAGCACACGGTGAGCAAACCCCGCTCCACCTGAGCTGCCCATTCCCGCGAccgctgctgccagcagaggaTGTCTTCAGAGCCAGCGTCGGACACCGATGCGGTCAGGAGAGGCCTCAAGAAGCCGTGTTCGTTCAGCATCGAGGACATCCTCTCCAGCCCAGCAGAGAAGAGCCCCCAGGTCCTGGTCCCGCTGTGCCTGCAGGGCATCTTGGACTGCGCACCCAAGGGGCTGTGCGAGCTGGAGGCCATCCCGGCCAGCtccctgcaggaggaggaggaggaggaggaagagctggaagGAGTAGgctgcaactgctgctgctgttctcacaTGAGCGCCCGTTCCCGGCAGGATTTGCCGAGTTGGCTGGGTGAGCGATTGGGTTTGTTTCACGGTGTGGGGCTCGTGGATGGGCTGGTGCCAGCGGAGGGGACAACCTGGGCATTGAGTGACGCTGTAGCGTCTGGCCTACCACCACGGTGGTCTTCTCAGATCCCAGCTCCAGCGAGGGGCAGCTGGATCTGTTCTCGGCATAGGTCCTAAGAGTGGGCACTGTTACCTGCAATGCCACcaggtttttaaaagcagcagggGCTATTTATTACTGTACATTACTGTTTTATTGTAAAACACTTGAGAGGATGAGGCTTCTAGGGGTGGAATTTCTCTGTAGAGTGTGGGGCCCCACGGTCATGCTGCTGATGCGCAGAGCTGTGCCTGTGCTTCCTGACACCACCGGCCCTGGGGAACCTCATTTGTCCTTCAAGGAAAAGAGTTTTTAGCTCCATCTCACCCCTAATGCTGCCGTTGTGCCTCTCCCCTGCAGATGCCCGGTTCCCCTGGCCCATGCAGCTCTTCCACTCGGCCGTCAGGGTCTGCAAGAGTCCCCAGGGGAGCCCGAGCGAGCTGCAGACTTTCCACCAGATCCAGCGCCGGACGCGCCGGCATCGCACCATCTTCACCGAGGATCAGCTGCAGGCCCTGGAGACGCTTTTCCATCAGAACCAGTACCCAGACGTCATCACCCGCGAGCACCTGGCAAACCGCATTCACCTGAAGGAGGAGAGGGTAGAGGTGAGATCCTGCCACTCGGTGAGGTGCTGTTTGCTCCAACGCCCCCGAGAACACGGACCAGGGCATTGCGCTGTCTTTTACAGGAGCCACAGACCCAGGGcctcattttaaaaaccattctTGGGTGTTTAAGAAAACTAGGTTTGGCAAGCAATGGAAGAGTGTAAAACAGTTCTGTCAGGCTGATTTGTTCTGGTGTCTGGTCCCGCAGACTCACTCACTCTGTCTCTCCTGGGTTCACCTATACAAACACACAGACGTGCCCAGTTCTGCTTGTTCCCTGCACCCGAGTGTGTATTCCTTATTTAAGTGATCTGCGTGACTTCTGAATCTGCCACgggaggggtgggtggggtgTCTCAGCTCCTTTGTGCCCCTTACATGCATCTGAGCAGGATTGCAGGGGAGAGACAGATTAAATCTTGTATCAAACTTTTATATGGGGAAATACATTGCAGTATCCTAAAGCTCACGCTGTACAGCCCAGGAGTGTGACCGCCTGTCCCCTCCGAGCAACACGTGAAACACCTAagttcttcttttcttgttttgtactTTCTAGGTTTGGTTTAAAAATCGACGGGCCAAGTGGCGGCATCAGAAGAGGGCGTCTGCTTCAGCGCTGATCCTTCAAGGCACCAAGAAGCCCCCTGAGGAGAGCTGTTAGTGGTCGGTCAGCAGATGAATGCCAAGAGCATCCATTTCCCGTAGCTGACAGGTTCCGCAGGGAGGTAGCCCACGGGGGGCTAATGAAGCAAAAGGGAATCTCTGATTcccagaggaggaggacaggTAAAAGCAGACATGGTACTTTCACATCCCGGTTTCTCTTCCAAACCTAGTTCACGTGGCAAGTAACTCACCAGGCGTGACCCTCAGATGCCTAAGCAGAAACCACTGCCCAAAGCCCATGCAGGGACAGAGCTGTACTAGTGGTAAATGTGTGTGCTTCAGGAGAAGGGGAGACTCCCCTTCACGTCTTTGCTCTGTGCGGTAGTATTTGTGCTTGTTTTACTACTGTAGATTTGCAAAATATCCTGCAAATGAATGTTTCTAATTTTCAGCACCTCAATGGCATCAATGGAGTTGCTTTTGGGGTTGAACTCAGTGACCAGGCGATTTGTTCCTTAACAAAGAAACACGGATTTCTCCCTACAGCCCACGGGAGAGGTGACCCCGCTGCTGTGGCGAGAGGGGTCGGCACAGCCAGGGTTCAGCTCGCTGCTCCGGCCGGTTCCCTGTCAGTGCAAGCGGTGTCCGTGTCCCCGGCGGGGCTGAGCAGAAACCACGTCCTGTAAAGCAGCGAGATAAATAAACCCGTCCCTGTCACCTCTGTGCGTGCTGTGGAgagccggcggcgggggggcccTGGCCGTGCCTGACGGCGGGGGCTGCTCCCCGTAGGGCCGCTCCCCGTAGGGCCTTCGCCTGCCCCACGGCCCCGAGGGGGCCTTCCACAGCCCTCGGGCACCCAGGCGCTGGTCCCCGCTGCCCGGGGAGCCCGGGGTGCCGCTGAGGAGCCCTGAGGGCGGCCGGGGAggtgctgggagggagagaCCCAACGCGCGGCCTGTGGGTACCGAGGGCCTCGCCCCGGCCCGCAccggcagggacaggcagcgcCCCCGCGGCTGTCCCCAGGCCGGGGCCCGGTGTCCGGCCGCGGCCCGGCACAGCCCAGTCCGTGAGGCCGCATCCCCCCGCCCCGGACCGAGGCCGCGCCGTTGTCATGGAGCGGGACCGGGCGGGTCCTCCCGGCCGGCAGGGGGCGCGCTGGCCGCCGCGCGCACTGCTCCGTGCGTCTCTCCGGGGCGGGGCGTTCCGGTTCCTCGTGGCGCGGCGGTGTGACGTCACTGCGCGTCGCGTTCGCAATGGAGGCGGCGGCGGTTGCAGCGGTCTCCTCCGGCGCCTTGGTGACAGCTGCCGCCGCGGGCACCGCCATGGCGACGGGGAAGAAGGCGACCCCCCCGGCCCAGAAGCGCCGGAAGAAGATCCTGGATGAGGAGGCCTACATCGAGGTAGGCCGGCGGGCCTGGGCCCGGGCGGCCCCGCTCTCCCGGCACCCGGGCCGAGCGGCTTCTggcgcggcggggcccggcTCTGGTCCGCCCGCGGCCGCTGCCCGCTGTGACCCTGGCAGCGGGTCGGGCCTGGGGCCGAGGCAGCCCTGGGGCCGCCCCTTGGGCTCCTGTGGCGACAGGTGCCGGCCTGCTGCCACCGTCCCAGCCTCGGCTTGCAGCGCCCGTGGGTCCTCCCGGTGGGCAGCCCGTCCCCCTCCCGGTGGGCAGCCCGTCCCCCTCCCGGTGGGCAGCCCGTCCCCCTCCCCGTGGGCAGCCCGACCCCCTCCCCGTGGGCAGCCCGTCCCCCTCCCCGTGGGCAGCCCGTCCCCCTCCCGGTGGGCTGTGTGCGGCCGGCCCCGAGCTGATGTGGCACTCCGATGTGTCCCAGCACGGCCTTGCAGTTGTCTCTCTCTTTATAGGGCTTAGAAAAAATCATTCAGCGAGACTTCTTCCCCGACGTGGAGAAGTTGCGAGCGCAGAAGGAGTATCTGGAGGCTGAAGAAAATGGTGACTTGGAGAAAATGAGACAAATTGCGATCAAGTTTGGCTCCTCCTTGGGCAAATCATCGAGGGACACACCTGTGCCCTGTAAGAGCTGGCATAAAGTTTTTATATCTAATATTACTGCTCTGGTTTACCTAACTTTGTGCAGGCAGTGCTTATCTTAAAGAATCAAGATTGACATTGTGTGGGAATTAATATTTCGGATTGGGTAGTAGCCGGTATCTGATGGCTGATGCTGAGTTTCTCTGTGGTAGTATCTAATAATTCCTGCCAGTGCTGGCTCTGGCCTAGGTTAGGATTGTTACGCTGCTGCTTGCTTATTTGGTTAAAGCTGTAGATAGGGTGGCGAATGTACCGGGCTGTGGCTCTCCTGTGAAATTTTCCCAGCAGGAGAAAATGAGTGTCTTCGATGAGTGCAAAAATCTTGTTCAGTGGTTGGGACAGAATTGAATATAACATTTTGGAGTTTTCacaatctttaattaaaatgttgttcTCTTGATATGTTTTCTGTGACTTGTTTGGCACATGACCCTTACTATGGTGGAAGATGTGAGAGCAAGTGTTTTATTCCATGCTCCGGTAACTATGtgagccttttcttttctgtcacagATGTTACTCCAGCCACGTTTGAAACCCCAGATGTGCATCCAGGTGGTCTTCCACTGGGGAATAAATCCAAAGCTGGCACCAAATCTGCAGAGGAAGGTAGGAGAATGATATTTCTCTAGCTGAattcttcagcagcaggaaaatacttttgtgAGGTCTGTCTCCTATAAGAATTTTGAGTATTTAGCAAATGTTTAAGCAGTTTCTGTTAACCTTCTAGTAGGTAAAAATTATCACTCTGAAGGTGAACTTGATGTAATGTTTTACATCATGTGTGTGAATTCTCAGTTTATTCTCAGTGAATTCTCTTTATGGCTGTGTAAATTCGTAGCTCAATTGATCTCTTTGAAGGCAGTA contains the following coding sequences:
- the GSC2 gene encoding homeobox protein goosecoid-2 yields the protein MSSEPASDTDAVRRGLKKPCSFSIEDILSSPAEKSPQVLVPLCLQGILDCAPKGLCELEAIPASSLQEEEEEEEELEGVGCNCCCCSHMSARSRQDLPSWLDARFPWPMQLFHSAVRVCKSPQGSPSELQTFHQIQRRTRRHRTIFTEDQLQALETLFHQNQYPDVITREHLANRIHLKEERVEVWFKNRRAKWRHQKRASASALILQGTKKPPEESC